Below is a window of Candidatus Falkowbacteria bacterium DNA.
ATTGCCTTTTCTGAGTGGGTTGGTTACCACTACAGTAAAAGCTCGAGATCTGTGGTGCATGTTAGTGTCAAGGCGCTTTTCACGGCTGTGCCCTTAAGTCAGTTGTCCAAGTTAATTTGGAGTATTGCTACTCTTTGGTTAACTTTTTCTCCTGTCTCAGGACTCCACCTCAGAACTTGCATTCTTTGGTTTCCCTTGTCTTTACTTGCTCAATTACTTGTAATGAACTTTGTTGATGGTAATTCACATTATACTCGTATATCAAAACCTGTCAAGTGCCTAACTGTGGATAACTTTTAACTCTATTTTTTGTTTAATTTTAGAGGAAAACTTTACCCCATTGACAAAATTATATATTATTGTTAATCTTTTATATCTGCTATAAATTTATAATAGCAAGTGTTTATTAACAATTGACCACTAGAAGGAGGGAATGATGGAAGCTACGCTAATTGGTGTTTTTGTTTTAAGTGTACTTATCTTCTTGTATTGGACATGGACACTTATGTTTGTACGGAACATAGACACTGAAGCCTTTATGGCCCAGATTCAAAAACTGATCATGGCCAACAACCTTGACCGAGCAATTAAACTTTGTAATGCTGCCCCAAATGCAGTCATGACTCAGCTGACTAAAAGCGTTTTGATTTGCGCTAATCAACCACACAGATTATATCTAGCCTATCTACAGACGACTTTCAAGCTGAATCACGAGGCGAAAAACCTAAAAAAATCTCCAACCCGAATCACAATTATTATTCTCATTTATGGGCTACTAGTAATGGGTTTCGTTGTGCAACCTCTAGGCTGGACGTTGGGTGCGGTTCTAGGCATCATTGCTTTTGTTTTGCTATCGCTGACCTCTGCGTTCATTTCCGCTCGTCTTGTCAAAACCAAAAAGGACAAGTTATACCTATTCAGGCTGATGGACCTCTTGCAATATCGAATGGCTAATTACAACACGGATGAATCCAACGAAGGCCTAACTTTTATGCAAGCCAGGCCACTAACTGAAGACGAACTAGCCAGGCGCATGTCAACTGGGGCGCCTCCCCCGAAGGTTAGACCTTCGCCAGTGGACGAACTCAAATCAAAATTGCAATCCGAACTATTACCCAAGCTTTAGGGAGGACGAATAATGCTATTTGTGATTGGTATAATACTCTGTGTATTTGCAGGTTTAACGATCCTTGGTTCCATAATCGAAATAATGAAAGAAAGTATCGCTATTACTGCCTTCATGCATCAGGTAAAAAAGCTGGTTCTGAGCAATAATATTGATCGAGCAATTAAGTTGTGTAACTGCGCGCCCCATTCAACGTTAGCCGTTGCAGCTAAAAAGCTGTTAACTAGAGCTAACAAGAACAGTGCGCTGTACCAAACATTTTTACAAGCCAAAATGGAACTTGAGATAGAAAGTTGGTCAAACAAGTCTGCTACCAAATGGGCTTTGTGGAACCTAACACTTGCAATTGGATTTTTCACTGCTGGCTCTATGTACAACATGTTATTCGAGGGAGCGCTTTTGTGCGGTATTGCCTATACCAGTTTCTCACTAGCACAGTTTGTGTCCTCATTCAGACACAAACTGCTTTGCAAAGAGATTCCAGCCCTAGAGGACTTACTCCAAACACTAATGGAGCGCTTAGGGGTAACTGCCCCTGACTTTGCTCTATTAGATAATCCATCTCAGGAACTGCTAGCTAAACAAGAAAAGCTAATGGAAGCCTTTGAGCGGAGTTACACCAAAGACAAAGATGCTGGTCGAGAAACTCGACCGGTAGAAGCTGTTTTCCTCGAGAAGATAGATCTACGAACCGGTCTTTTCCCTGCTTAGACAACCAAAAAGTCGATTGTTCACAACAATCGACTTTTTTATTATTCAATACTAAATGTCTACTAAAGGTATTCTTTTAATACTTCTAAAAAATTATCAAAATCAATTGCCCTATTTTTAAAATCTAAATCGTCATAATTAATAATAATCACTTGCGCCAACTTGAAATTGCCAGCCCAGTTGTCATACAGATCATTTAAATCTTTAATATATTTACGGTCAATGGTTTTCTCAAAATCCCGCCCGCGCTTTTCAATTCTCTGCATTATTCTATCCACAGAAGCTCGCAGATAAATAACCAAGTCAGGTGCGGGTAAAATTTTCGTGCAAACTTTATAGATCTGACGATACGATTTCCAGTCTCGTTTGGAAATATGTTTTCTATTATATAAATGCCGGGCAAACACTTCTGCATTTTCATAAATACTACGATCTTGAATTACTGAATGTTTATCCACAGTTAAATCATAATGATCCTGCAATCTCTTGCCCAAGAAAAACATTTGCGAATGGTATGCCCACTTTTTCATGTCTTTGTAAAAATCTTCCAGGTACGGATTTTCGGTTACCGGTTCTATATATGGCTTCAACTTAAAATGACCAGCTAACTTTTTAGTTAGAGTTGATTTTCCAATTCCAATGTTGCCTGAGATGGCGATGAATTTCTTATTCTTCATACAGATTACAGATTTGTACGGGTGTACGGATTAATTAGGATTTAATTAATATTAACTACTCTTCTAAATTTTACTCCTTCAGGTGAAAACAAGATTAACAAACCAACCTCTAATTTCAATAGTTTTAAGTATTCATTTATTTGATCAAAGTCTTTTCTAATAAATCTTTTACCCACTTTCAACTCAATCAATATTAAATCAAAAAATAATATATCCAAACGACTATTACCAATTTTTTCACCTTTATATTTAACTGGCAAATTAATTTGAGAACTTACTGGAATATTTTTACTTTCAGAATCCTTTATTATTGCTCTTTCATAATATTTTTCTCTGTATCCAGATCCTAATTCATTATAAACATCAAACATTATTCCAATTATAATTTCTGTTTTGTCTTTATGAAGGAGTTCCATATATGTCTATTCTATCAAATTTTTCAAGATCCGTACATCCCAACTACCGCGAACAGGCGCACAAATCCGTTAACTGTTTTTGTGAATCCGTACATCCGTACAAATCTAAAATCCGTACCTATATAAAAAAACAGAGCCTGGTTAGAGAACCAAGGCTCTGTTGTGTTATTACTATTTATCTTCGATAACACGTACCATTGCCGGCGGAGTGGCCAGCTGAAGTGGCTGATCGCACAGCATGTACGTCCCGCTCCACTCTAGGTAAACATCATCCGTAGTAAAGAAGAAAACCGCGTCACCATTGGTTCCGTACGAACCATCGAGCTGCGGGCTTTCCACAACCTTACCACCAACACGTCTACGTGCAAAAGGATCATCGACAATCTGTTCACCAGTAGTTAACTTGGAGTTAACACTGGAGACCTTACCCTTGATAGTATGAAAGGCCATCACCTTACCATAGCTAACCAGGTAAATGTAGCTGATCTTGTTCGGATCATTGAAACGGTTAAGCCGCTTTGACAGGTTATCTCGCTCCAAAGAACTCTCGATCTTGGGCGGCGGCGTGGCCTTGATCAGACGACCCTGCTGCTCTTCCGTGAAATTGGCCTCTGCCTTCTGGGTCTCACCCTGGCCCTCGTAGGACTCATCATCACAACCAACAAAGGCAGTGAACGCGAAAACACACGCAATTGCCAGCATAATTTTCTTCATTTCGACACCTCCTCGTCGCTCGTATCAGTCTTGGGATTATCCTCAATAATGCGAACCATCTCCGGAGGAGTAGACAGCTGAAGTGGTTGGTCGCTCAGCATGTATGCACCGTTCCACTCCAAGTAAATATCGTCCGTGGTGAAGAAGAAAACCGCATCGCCATTAGTTCCATATGAACCATCGAGCTGCGGGCTTTCTACTACCTTACCAGACCTGCCCTCATGATGAGCAAAAGGATCCTTCACGATCTGCTCACCAGTAGTCAACTTTGAATTAACACTAGAAACCTTTCCCTTGATTGCATGAAAGGCCATGACCTTACCAAAATCGACCAAGTAGATATAACTGATCTTGTTGGGATCATTGAAACGAACAAGACGCTTGGCCAAATTCTCACGCTCCAAAGAGCTCTCGATCTTGGGCGGTGGGGTGGACTTGATCAGACGACCCTGCTGCGCTTCCGTGATCTTAGCTTCTTCCTTCTGGGTCTCACCCTGGCCCTCATAAGTTTGCTTTTCCGTCTTGCAGCCAACAAAGGCAAACGCCAGAATCAAGCTAAACAAAACCAACGTCTTTCCAGTCCTCATCGCAACCTCCTCAAGGTTATTAAGATGAATACACTAACAGATAGTGTAAACATCCTATAATATCACATATGAAATACTTTGTCAATAGCGACTGTAATTTTACCACAAAGTCGCCCCTTTGAGATAAAAAAACAGAGCCTGGTTAGAGAACCAAGGCTCTGTCGTGTTATTACTACTTGTCTTCGATCATCCGGACCATGGCCGGTGGCGTAGACAGTTGCAGTGGCTCAGTAAGCCACATGTAATCACCTCGCCACTGGACCAATACTTCTTCTGTAGTCCAGAAGAAGATCGCGTCTTCACTCGGACCATAGGATCCGTCCAATCCAGGACTTTCCATCGTATGTCGAGTTCGTCCAGCGCCAGTTGATCCATCGCCGACCTCGACAACCTGATCACGCGTAGTCAACTTAGACGAACAATAAGTAACCTTGCCCTTCACCGTATGAAAGGCCATCACCTTGCCATAACTGATCAAGTAAATATAAGAGATTCGATCTTCACGATTGATCTCCTTGAGATACTTCACCAGATTCTCCCGCTCTAGAGAATTTTTCATCTCCGGCGGAGGAGTCGACTTGAGTAACCGTTCCTGGTTCCTCTCTGTCATTTCCATCTCATCGATGGTAGTCTGGCCAGTATCCAGCGCCTTACCGCAACTGATCATACCCATAGCCAGAACACAGAGAGTAACAATCGTCATAAGCTTCTTCATGTCAATCTCCTACTGGCCGGGGATAGTGAAATCTGCCGGATGCGTCGCCGGAAGATCATCAGTTTTGAACAGCTCACGGTTGGCCATTTCAGTTCGCGCATTGTACTTGGCCACCACGTCTCGCCGTTGATTCTGCAGACCCAGCACGATCGTGTTGAGTCGAGAATACTCGGTCTTGTCCTCGAACGTCCAATCCTTGCGCGGACCAGCGTCTTCCTTGAAGCGCTTGAGCGCCGCGTCAGAATTGACGATCTTGGACTCCAGCGACAGGATATCCTGATTCGTCTGCTTGAACCACTCGTAGTTCTGGATCACGTTGTCCGCGTCCAGAGTCTTCTCCATGATCTTCACAGCCTGCTCGCCGGGATAACACACCACCCGGACAACCGTCCCGATGAGTCCCAACACAATCACAACTGCGAGGATCTTGAAGAACATACTCCAAGGTCCACCTTTGGCCAGGTTGTAGGCCGTGTTTTCGTACTTTCGCCCAACATCATCCCATCGATCATCATTCCGTGTCATCTCCACCTCCTTAAGGTTTAGACACAAAAATACTTCTATTCAGCAACACAGTTTTCATAAGAGTATAGCATAAAGATTAAATACTGTCAACCCTATTACCTAAATTTACAACAGAAATACTATTTGAAACAAAAAACAGGCAAATAACGCCTGCTTAATAACAAAGAAACAATTAACCAAATCCTAAATAAACACAAAATATCAATGCTTAAAATATAAAAATAACTTTTGAATTTAAATATTATAATTTGTTTAGAATTTAGAGTTTGATTCATTGATCAATTTGTCAATCTACATAAATAACATCTTCGCCCTCATCATTAAACCCATACGGCTGATGTCCTTGCTTCATATACTTTGATTCATCTAACTCACGGATGAACATAGACGGTTTGGAAAATACCTCACCGAACTTGTAACTAAACGAACGAACCGGGAACAACATATTCAATTCATCCTTGGCTCTCGTGGCCGCCACGTAAAACAAACGTCGTTCTTCCTCCAACTCGCGCGGATTGTCAATAGATTTATGGTGAGGAAAATGACCATCGCGTAATCCGATTATAAAAACTACTGCCCACTCCAAGCCTTTGGCTTGATGAATTGTGGACAAAATCACTGCGTTCTTGTCATGTTCATGCTCATCAGCAAACGACTCACTAAGCATCACGTCAGTTAAAAGTTTATCCAAATCATTATACATTGCCACAAAGTTAACCAATTGACCTAAGTCATCCAGGCGGTCACGATAATTCTCATAAGCATTTTTCAAATACTCTTCATAACCATGCGCTAAAACATATTCCACTGCCTCGGCAATATAACCTTTTTGATTTTTATCTAAATCTTTCAGAAAACTAAAAGTTGAAGAAATCCTTCCCCAGCTAATTGCAGCTTTACCCGTTAACTTTAAATTTCCATCGATTAATTCGCTCAGCTCACCGAATTCCTGAATTTTTTTCCAAATAACTTCAGCTCTTTTCATTCCAATGCCTTCATACATTAATAAAATTCGTTTCCAGGAGACCTCATCCTGATAGTTAGTTAAAACTTTTAAATAGGCCACAACGTCTTTGACGTGAGCTTGCTCAAAATAGCGCATACCACCGCGTACAACGTAAGGAATATTTTGTTTTGATAGTTCCAGTTGAATTTCCGCTGATTGAAAAGTTGCGCGATACAAAACTGCCATTGATTCATAATTAACACCATCACGATACAGTTGCATTATTCTTTTGATAATCAAACTAGCCTGTTGTTGCTGATCACGTGCGGCAATCAAAGTTGGTAAAATATTATCTCCTCGGTTTGGTTTTAATGCTTTTTGAAATTGATCCACGTTATGCTCAATACTATTATTTGCTAAATCTAATATTTGAGGAGTACTACGATAATTAGTTTCAATTTTGTAAATTTTGGTTTTTGCAAACAGTTTAGGAAAATTTAATATGTTCTTTACATCAGCAGCGCGAAATGAATAAATACTTTGTGAATCATCACCAACTACCAGTACATTATTATGAAATGACGACAAATGTCGAATAATTTCCGCTTGGATGTAATTTGTATCTTGATATTCGTCAACCAAAATGTATTCAAACTGCTTGGCAAATCTTTCTTTGATATCTGGGAATTGCTCTAACAGTCTCAACCAATTCACTAAAAGGTCATCAAAGTCCATCACGTTGGCAACTTTTTTCTTTTTATTATAAATAAAAGCAATCTCTTCACATTTTTCCGCAATAAAATCAGGGTAAGAATAATACACTTCA
It encodes the following:
- a CDS encoding deoxynucleoside kinase; protein product: MKNKKFIAISGNIGIGKSTLTKKLAGHFKLKPYIEPVTENPYLEDFYKDMKKWAYHSQMFFLGKRLQDHYDLTVDKHSVIQDRSIYENAEVFARHLYNRKHISKRDWKSYRQIYKVCTKILPAPDLVIYLRASVDRIMQRIEKRGRDFEKTIDRKYIKDLNDLYDNWAGNFKLAQVIIINYDDLDFKNRAIDFDNFLEVLKEYL
- a CDS encoding GxxExxY protein, coding for MELLHKDKTEIIIGIMFDVYNELGSGYREKYYERAIIKDSESKNIPVSSQINLPVKYKGEKIGNSRLDILFFDLILIELKVGKRFIRKDFDQINEYLKLLKLEVGLLILFSPEGVKFRRVVNIN
- a CDS encoding UvrD-helicase domain-containing protein, which codes for MIEYKKLLNKEQYQVVTESDGPCLVLAGAGSGKTRTLVFRVAYLVECGIKPESILLVTFTNRAANEMLARVENLLGFNPDHLWGGTFHRIANRVLRKYADKLDYNRNFNILDQADSISLVKAAMEELALNVKGQNFPKASIVQGMISYSRNTNQDIREVVEVYYSYPDFIAEKCEEIAFIYNKKKKVANVMDFDDLLVNWLRLLEQFPDIKERFAKQFEYILVDEYQDTNYIQAEIIRHLSSFHNNVLVVGDDSQSIYSFRAADVKNILNFPKLFAKTKIYKIETNYRSTPQILDLANNSIEHNVDQFQKALKPNRGDNILPTLIAARDQQQQASLIIKRIMQLYRDGVNYESMAVLYRATFQSAEIQLELSKQNIPYVVRGGMRYFEQAHVKDVVAYLKVLTNYQDEVSWKRILLMYEGIGMKRAEVIWKKIQEFGELSELIDGNLKLTGKAAISWGRISSTFSFLKDLDKNQKGYIAEAVEYVLAHGYEEYLKNAYENYRDRLDDLGQLVNFVAMYNDLDKLLTDVMLSESFADEHEHDKNAVILSTIHQAKGLEWAVVFIIGLRDGHFPHHKSIDNPRELEEERRLFYVAATRAKDELNMLFPVRSFSYKFGEVFSKPSMFIRELDESKYMKQGHQPYGFNDEGEDVIYVD